The DNA region AGACcgctggctgctgctgcagagcggCGAGCAGCCGTACAAGCGGGCGGCGCGGTGCCACGCCTTCGAGAAGGACTGGGTCGAGTGCGGCCACGGCATCGGACAGACCCGGGCCAAAAAGGAGTGCCAGCTGGAGTTTGAGGATTTCTACGAGTGCATGTACCGGCAGAAGACGGTGAGTCCCTCTGGTAGTAAACTCATCAGCTCCAGATGATCAAAGCTTTGACGTGTATCGGATGTATTGGGACAGAATCAGAATTTCTGCTAAATGAGGTCAATAAAACCTCAGGTAAacaatgtgtcatttttttaaaagctagaAATGGTTCCAAATGtgtggaaaaatacaaaaaacatgaaaatgtattattttagtaatcaattattcagaTACTTCATTGGATAAAAACGTGGTGCATCCTGCAGGTTTTTTATTCAGCCACTTCAGACTCTTTAAACAAtattacaaatacattaaaagatgcaaataaacaaatcaataaaatgtttaaaataaacttttaattgcCTAAATTGCAATAAAAGCATTCTCTTAGTGAActcttgattatttgtagcaaagaatgCATCTGGAGCTAAAAAACTATTTTCGTCTATCCTTGACATCGATATGGTGTAGAGCTGATCTGGTGATTattattcaattaatttttttttcttttatgtaaaaagtcccaagctggaacctttgtattctGTTTCTTGTACACCATAAATCAGACGCACAACATCCACAAACAACAGTTCTGGAAACCGAAGCTGTTTCTCTCGGCTCTCTGGTTTTTAACCGATCCGATCAGACGCAGGAAAAGActgttgttgtgttcaagtCGTGCTGAAAGGAGTTAACCTTCAGCGAAGCTACTCAGGCCTGAagtagcatcaatgctaaacatgttgctaatgctaatgtcagcgtccATGTTTCTGaagaagctccatgaatgatcaggagttcctgaaaTAGTTCAACTTTGAAATTTgctccaatctgatggttgaagaacagattaaaaacatgaatttatttgttgttgccctcaaatgcttgttttttcaataatattgCAACAAAAACGGTTCTtgtattgaaaatgttgcttattttgtcgaTGCCTAGTTTTCAATTAATTACATAGccttctccatccatccatccatccatccatccatcttcttccgcttatccgaggtcgggtcgcgggggcagcagcctcagaagggaggcccagacttccctctccccagccacttcttctagctcctccgggggaatcccgaggcgttcccaggccagccgagagacatagtccctccagcgtgtcctgggtcttccccggggcctcctcccggtgggacgtgcccggaacacctcaccagggaggcgtccaggaggcatcctgaccagatgcccgagccacctcaactggctcctctcgatgtgaaggagcagcggctctactctgagtccctcccggatgactgagcttctcaccctatctctaagggagagcccagccaccctacggagaaaacccatttcggccgcttgtatccgcgatctcgttctttcggtcatgacccaaagctcatgaccatagatgagggtgggaacgtagatcgaccggtaaatcgagagcttcgctttttggctcagctctctcttcaccacgacggaccggtacagcgcccgcttgacagcagacgctgcgccaatccgcctgtcgatctcccgctcccttcttcccccattcgtgaacaagatcccgagatacttaaactcctccacttggggcaggacaccccccctgacccggagaaggcactctacccttttccggctcaagaccatggcctcggatttggaggcactgatccccatcccggccgcttcacactcggctgcgaaccgctccagcgagagctgcagatcacgatctgatgaagccaaaaggaccacatcgtctgcgaaaagcaaagatgagatcctaaggccaccaaatcggatcccctcaacaccttggctgcgcctagaaattctgtccatgaaagtgatgaacagaatcggtgacaaagggcagccctggcggagtccaactctcaccggaaacgagcccgacttactgccggcaatgcggaccagactctgacaccggtcatacagggacctgacagcccgtatcaaagggcccggtaccccatactcccggagaaccccccacagggctccccgagggacacggtcgaacgccttctccaagtccacaaaacacatgtagactggttgggcgaactcccatgcaccctccaggaccctgccgagggtgtagagctggtccagtgttccacgaccaggacgaaaaccacactgctcttcctgaatccgaggttcgactatccgacggaccctcctctccaggacccctgaatagaccttgccagggaggcttaagagtgtgacccctctataattggagcacaccctccggtccccctttttgaacagggggaccaccaccccagtctgccaatccaggggaactgcccccgatgtccatgcgacattgcagagtcgcgtcaaccaacacaaccctacaacatccagagccttaaggaactccgggcggatctcatccacccccggggccctgccaccgaggagctttttaaccacctcggcgacctcgcccccagagattggagagcccaacccagagtccccaggctccgcttcctcagtggaaggcatgttggtgggattgaggaggtcttcgaagtactctgcccaccggcccacaacgtcccgagtagaggtcagcagcacaccatccccactataaacagtgttggtgctgcaccgcttcccccccctgagacgccggatggtggaccagaatcgcctcgaagccatacggaagtctttctccatggcctctccaaactcctcccacgcccgagtttttgcctcagcaaccgcccgagccgcatgccgcttcgcccgccggtacccatcagctgcttccggagtcccacaggccaaaaaggcccgataggactccttcttcagcctgacggcatccctcaccgaaggtgtccaccagcgggttcgagggttgccgccgcgacaggcaccgacaaccttgcggccacagctccgatcggccgcctcgacaatggaggcacggaacacggtccactcagactccatgtcccccacctcccccgggacgtgttcgaagttttgccggagatgggagttaaagctccgtctcacaggggattccgccagacgttcccagcagaccctcacaacacgtttgggcctgccaggtctgaccggctttcgcccccaccatcggagccaactcaccaccaggtagtggtcagtggacagctccgcacctctcttcacccgagtgtccaagacatacggccgcagatccgatgaaacgatgacaaagtcgatcatcgaactgcggcctagggtgtcctggtgccaagtgcacatatggacacccttatgcttgaacatggtgttcgttatggacaatccatggcgagcacagaagtccagcaacagaacaccgctcgagttcaggtcgggcgggccgttcctcccaaccacgcccttccaggtctcactgtcattgcccacgtgagcgttgaagtcccccagcagaacaaggggaTAGCCTTCTATtaactaaattaaatgtttcccaccactgttttctttttttgtaaaattctgACTCTGAAATATAACTGATGTTTATCTGATGTTACCTCCATCCTGGTCCTCTGCGTCCTCCCTGTTTGAGGAGCGTCCTGACATGGAGTCGGTGCCTTTCATCCTGTTATCTTCACCTTTGACCTCGTCTTTTCTTTGTCCCTGCAGCGTGAGAGGATGTACGCCATCCGTGCGCAGCGTGACAAACTGATAAAGGAGGGGAAGTACACACCGCCCTCTCACCACACCGGCCAACCTGACCAGAATCCATGAAGGATCTGATCTCAGCTCAGGTTCTGACGGATTTCACCATTTCCTGTTCCgctgtaaaaatgtgcaaataataaatgttaatacCTACCGTGCTTCTAATGTCGTCTTTCCTTCTTGTTCCATGCGAACATGAACCAAATGTTATCAATTGGATcagattctgtttttgttcctttttgtcATAATTCAATGTTTCAGATAAtaagaaaagtttagtttaCAGTATGTAgagccaattcacaacaaatgttatCTCAAGGAATTGAAAGATAATTTCAGTTCATACATTCCAACTGATCTTAGTTATCAAACAGTTTAATAAACCAAGCAGATTACATCGAGTCAAtagttgtgtttccattcaCCATATGATTGCGCAAATTtgaattacgaaaataaatttgcctaaAGCAAATGCCccaatttaacttttattttccactaaaatgtttttgcgccaggatggggtgtgtgtgtttttgtttgtttttgtcggctgtttcaaaattaatgtattttgcaaaactgaaatgaaaacacttttttcacgtGAGTCATGATCAATGATTGGCTGTGACTGCAACcggaaaccacgaagaagatgacaggaagtggcaggaggatgGTGGTGGTGTATGTTTTCCCATTAACGAACTTATCCACATGGGATTTCAATCCCTTTTATTTAACGGAAACTCCGCAATTGCAACattgtgtttttcaacattGGCGGAATAtctacaaagttttgtgcacatttgtaatggaaacgcagataTTTGTTTGCAGCATTCTCTCCTCAGGGACGAACATGTAGTGACATTTAAGAAGACGaccagagtaaatacaaaatgcaatttttcaATGATCTCTGTATTTATTGAGTATCCTGGACCTAAGTGGAAATAATGTTCTAGTTGTCAAATCATAAATACGCGATtgaaaaaacttgtttattgGTCGTTTCACCAAAGACGATCAGCCTGATTATGATACATGTAGAAACGAGAAATTATTTAAGAAGTAGGCTAAAATATCTCGAAAAGAAACATGTCTTGCTCTGAACTTAAGAAATTCTGATTAAAACAGATACATTTAATATGGAACATCACAGTAAACCTTGTTAAGTGACAGAAACGGCAAGCGGTTTTTGTACGAAGGTTTTCTGGCCACAGATAATCGAGTTCTTGGTTGGACATttggaaaagaaaggaagagtAGGGGGGGGTTgtgtggcctagtcaaagtc from Xiphophorus hellerii strain 12219 chromosome 13, Xiphophorus_hellerii-4.1, whole genome shotgun sequence includes:
- the ndufs5 gene encoding NADH dehydrogenase [ubiquinone] iron-sulfur protein 5, which produces MPFVDVQSRLGINVDRWLLLQSGEQPYKRAARCHAFEKDWVECGHGIGQTRAKKECQLEFEDFYECMYRQKTRERMYAIRAQRDKLIKEGKYTPPSHHTGQPDQNP